A genomic window from Streptomyces sp. MST-110588 includes:
- the tal gene encoding transaldolase → MTDALKRLSDEGVAIWLDDLSRKRITSGNLAELIDQSHVVGVTTNPSIFQKAISQGDGYDQQLSDLAAREVTVEEAIRMITTADVRDAADILRPVFDATDGQDGRVSIEVDPRLAHNTKATVAEAKQLAWLVDRPNALIKIPATRAGLPAITETIARGISVNVTLIFSLERYREVMDAYLAGLEKAKAAGLDLSKIHSVASFFVSRVDTEVDKRLEKLGTDEAKALKGKAALANARLAYQAYEEVFSSDRWAALDKAHANKQRPLWASTGVKDPAYKDTLYVDELVAPGTVNTMPEATLEATADHGQITGDTVRGTYEQARADLDALAGLGISYDDVVQLLEDEGVEKFEASWNDLLKSTEAELKRLAPASEA, encoded by the coding sequence ATGACAGACGCACTCAAGCGCCTCTCCGACGAAGGCGTCGCGATCTGGCTGGACGACCTGTCGCGCAAGCGCATCACGTCCGGCAACCTCGCCGAGCTGATCGACCAGAGCCACGTCGTCGGTGTCACCACCAACCCCTCGATCTTCCAGAAGGCGATCTCACAGGGCGACGGTTACGACCAGCAGCTCTCCGACCTCGCGGCTCGTGAGGTCACCGTCGAGGAAGCCATCCGGATGATCACGACGGCGGACGTCCGGGACGCCGCCGACATCCTGCGGCCGGTCTTCGACGCCACCGACGGCCAGGACGGCCGGGTCTCCATCGAGGTCGACCCGCGCCTGGCCCACAACACCAAGGCGACCGTGGCCGAGGCCAAGCAGCTCGCCTGGCTGGTGGACCGCCCCAACGCCCTGATCAAGATCCCGGCGACCAGGGCCGGTCTGCCGGCGATCACCGAGACGATCGCCCGGGGCATCAGCGTCAACGTCACGCTGATCTTCTCCCTGGAGCGCTACCGCGAGGTCATGGACGCCTACCTCGCCGGTCTGGAGAAGGCCAAGGCCGCCGGCCTGGACCTGTCCAAGATCCACTCGGTGGCGTCGTTCTTCGTCTCCCGCGTGGACACCGAGGTCGACAAGCGCCTGGAGAAGCTGGGGACGGACGAGGCCAAGGCCCTCAAGGGCAAGGCCGCCCTGGCCAACGCCCGGCTGGCCTACCAGGCGTACGAGGAGGTCTTCTCCTCCGACCGCTGGGCCGCCCTGGACAAGGCGCACGCCAACAAGCAGCGTCCGCTGTGGGCCTCCACCGGTGTGAAGGACCCGGCCTACAAGGACACGCTGTACGTGGACGAGCTGGTCGCGCCGGGCACGGTGAACACGATGCCCGAGGCCACGCTGGAGGCCACGGCCGACCACGGGCAGATCACCGGCGACACGGTGCGCGGCACCTACGAGCAGGCGCGGGCCGACCTGGACGCGCTGGCCGGACTCGGGATCTCCTACGACGACGTCGTGCAGCTCCTGGAGGACGAGGGCGTGGAGAAGTTCGAGGCGTCCTGGAACGACCTGCTCAAGTCCACCGAGGCGGAGCTCAAGCGCCTCGCTCCTGCTTCGGAGGCGTAG
- the tkt gene encoding transketolase, translating into MSTKPTTTDLEWTELDQRAVDTVRVLAMDSVQKVGNGHPGTAMSLAPAAYLLFQKLMRHDPADAKWAGRDRFVLSAGHSSLTLYIQLYLAGYGLELDDLKSFRTWGSKTPGHPEYGHTVGVETTTGPLGQGVANAVGMAMAARYERGLFDPEAAPGTSPFDHTIWVIAGDGCLQEGVAAEASSLAGHQKLGNLVMLWDDNHISIEGDTETAVSEDTLKRYEAYGWHVQRVAQLPNGDLDPVGLAKALKAAQAETERPSFIAARSIIAWPAPNAQNTEAAHGSALGDDEVAATKKVLGFDPEKSFEVSEEVLAHTRAAGDRGRAVRAEWEKSFAEWRAANPERAAAFDRVQAGDLPEGWEKALPCFETGKAVATRAASGKVLQALGAEIPELWGGSADLAGSNNTTIDKTSSFLPAGNPLPEADPYGRTVHYGIREHAMGATMNGIALHGNTRIYGGTFLVFSDYMRPSVRLAALMQLPVTYVWTHDSIGLGEDGPTHQPVEHLASLRAIPGLNIVRPADANETAIAWAEILKRHATKPAPHGLALTRQGVPTYELNPDAAKGGYVLKEAEGGEPQVILIGTGSEVQLAVEAREQLQAQGIPARVVSMPSVEWFEEQDQGYRDSVLPPAVQARVAVEAGIGLTWHRYVGSAGRIVSLEHFGASADAKVLFREFGFTADAVTAAAKESLAAATR; encoded by the coding sequence GTGAGCACCAAGCCGACCACCACAGACCTCGAGTGGACCGAACTGGACCAGCGGGCCGTAGATACCGTCCGCGTCCTGGCCATGGATTCCGTGCAGAAGGTCGGTAACGGCCATCCGGGTACGGCCATGAGCCTCGCGCCCGCCGCCTACCTGCTCTTCCAGAAGCTGATGCGGCACGATCCGGCGGATGCGAAGTGGGCCGGCCGCGACCGGTTCGTCCTCTCCGCGGGCCACTCCAGCCTGACCCTCTACATCCAGCTCTACCTGGCCGGCTACGGCCTGGAGCTGGACGATCTGAAGTCCTTCCGCACCTGGGGCTCCAAGACCCCGGGCCACCCGGAGTACGGGCACACGGTCGGCGTGGAGACCACCACCGGCCCGCTGGGCCAGGGTGTGGCCAACGCCGTCGGTATGGCCATGGCCGCCCGCTACGAGCGCGGTCTGTTCGACCCGGAGGCGGCCCCCGGCACCTCCCCCTTCGACCACACCATCTGGGTCATCGCCGGTGACGGCTGCCTCCAGGAAGGCGTCGCGGCCGAGGCGTCCTCCCTGGCGGGCCACCAGAAGCTCGGCAACCTCGTCATGCTGTGGGACGACAACCACATCTCCATCGAGGGCGACACCGAGACCGCCGTCTCCGAGGACACCCTCAAGCGGTACGAGGCGTACGGCTGGCACGTCCAGCGCGTGGCGCAGTTGCCCAACGGCGACCTGGACCCGGTGGGTCTGGCCAAGGCCCTGAAGGCGGCGCAGGCCGAGACCGAGCGCCCCTCCTTCATCGCGGCCCGCTCCATCATCGCCTGGCCGGCCCCCAACGCCCAGAACACCGAGGCCGCACACGGCTCGGCGCTGGGTGACGATGAGGTCGCGGCGACCAAGAAGGTGCTGGGCTTCGACCCGGAGAAGTCCTTCGAGGTCTCCGAGGAGGTCCTGGCGCACACCCGTGCCGCCGGCGACCGGGGTCGTGCGGTGCGCGCCGAGTGGGAGAAGTCCTTCGCCGAGTGGCGCGCCGCCAACCCCGAGCGCGCCGCCGCCTTCGACCGTGTGCAGGCGGGCGACCTGCCGGAGGGCTGGGAGAAGGCGCTGCCCTGCTTCGAGACCGGCAAGGCCGTCGCCACCCGTGCGGCCTCCGGCAAGGTCCTCCAGGCGCTGGGCGCGGAGATCCCCGAGCTGTGGGGTGGCTCCGCCGACCTGGCCGGCTCGAACAACACCACGATCGACAAGACGTCCTCGTTCCTGCCGGCGGGCAACCCGCTGCCGGAGGCGGACCCGTACGGCCGTACGGTCCACTACGGCATCCGTGAGCACGCCATGGGCGCGACGATGAACGGCATCGCGCTGCACGGCAACACCCGCATCTACGGCGGCACCTTCCTGGTGTTCTCCGACTACATGCGGCCCTCCGTGCGCCTGGCCGCGCTGATGCAGCTCCCGGTGACGTACGTGTGGACGCACGACTCCATCGGCCTGGGCGAGGACGGCCCGACCCACCAGCCGGTCGAGCACCTGGCCTCGCTGCGCGCCATCCCGGGCCTGAACATCGTGCGCCCGGCCGACGCGAATGAGACCGCGATCGCCTGGGCAGAGATCCTCAAGCGGCACGCGACCAAGCCCGCGCCGCACGGCCTGGCGCTGACCCGCCAGGGCGTCCCGACGTACGAGCTCAACCCGGACGCCGCCAAGGGCGGTTACGTCCTCAAGGAGGCCGAGGGCGGCGAGCCGCAGGTCATCCTGATCGGCACCGGCTCCGAGGTGCAGCTCGCCGTCGAGGCGCGCGAGCAGCTCCAGGCACAGGGCATCCCGGCCCGGGTGGTCTCGATGCCGTCGGTGGAGTGGTTCGAGGAGCAGGACCAGGGGTACCGCGACAGCGTGCTGCCGCCGGCCGTCCAGGCCCGGGTGGCCGTGGAGGCGGGCATCGGTCTGACCTGGCACCGCTACGTCGGTTCGGCGGGCCGGATCGTCTCGCTGGAGCACTTCGGTGCCTCGGCGGACGCCAAGGTCCTCTTCCGCGAGTTCGGTTTCACCGCCGACGCGGTCACCGCCGCCGCCAAGGAATCGCTCGCGGCAGCCACGCGCTGA
- a CDS encoding helix-turn-helix domain-containing protein gives MAATGTRPRACSIANALAVVGERWSLLALREIFLGVHRFDQIARNTGASRDILATRLRTLVEAGLLEKRQYEQRPPRHEYVLTETGRALNTVLLTLMDWGDRHITQGEPPTVWEHRCGAVLRPVTVCADCGDPVRTEDLKALRVDTPEAPEAPEAPEVPKAP, from the coding sequence TTGGCGGCCACCGGAACCCGACCCCGTGCCTGCTCGATCGCCAACGCACTCGCCGTGGTCGGCGAGCGCTGGAGCCTGCTCGCGCTGCGCGAGATCTTCCTGGGGGTGCACCGCTTCGACCAGATCGCGCGCAACACCGGCGCCAGCCGCGACATCCTGGCCACCCGGCTGCGCACGCTGGTCGAAGCCGGCCTGCTGGAGAAGCGCCAGTACGAACAGCGCCCGCCACGCCACGAGTACGTCCTGACGGAAACCGGCCGGGCCCTGAACACGGTGCTGCTGACCCTCATGGACTGGGGCGACCGGCACATCACGCAGGGTGAACCGCCGACCGTATGGGAACACCGCTGCGGTGCCGTCCTGCGGCCCGTCACCGTCTGCGCCGACTGCGGCGACCCGGTCCGTACCGAAGACCTCAAGGCCCTGCGCGTCGACACTCCTGAGGCACCTGAGGCACCTGAGGCACCTGAGGTCCCCAAGGCCCCCTGA
- the pgl gene encoding 6-phosphogluconolactonase has protein sequence MNAPQVVVHRDKELMARAAAARMITKIVDAQAARGSASVVLTGGRNGNGLLAALAEAPARDAVDWSRLDLWWGDERFLPDGDPERNVTQAREALLDSVPLDPARVHVMAPSNGAYGNDADAAAEAYAAELAAAAGPEDHGPVPSFDVLLLGVGPDTHVASLFPELPAVRETERTVVGVHGAPKPPPVRISLTLPAIRAAREVWLLAAGEDKAKAAAIALSGAGEIQAPAAGARGRRRTLWLLDEAAAAQLPRALYPPASA, from the coding sequence GTGAACGCCCCGCAGGTCGTCGTCCACCGCGACAAGGAACTGATGGCTCGTGCCGCGGCGGCCCGGATGATCACGAAGATCGTGGATGCCCAGGCCGCCCGCGGCTCCGCCTCGGTGGTCCTGACGGGCGGGCGCAACGGCAACGGGCTGCTCGCGGCCCTGGCCGAGGCCCCGGCCCGGGACGCCGTGGACTGGTCCCGGCTGGACCTGTGGTGGGGAGACGAACGGTTCCTGCCGGACGGCGACCCGGAGCGCAATGTCACCCAGGCCCGGGAGGCGCTGCTGGACAGCGTGCCGCTGGACCCGGCCCGGGTGCACGTCATGGCTCCTTCCAACGGCGCGTACGGCAACGACGCCGACGCCGCCGCCGAGGCGTACGCGGCCGAACTGGCCGCCGCCGCGGGCCCGGAGGACCACGGCCCGGTCCCGTCCTTCGACGTCCTCCTGCTGGGCGTCGGCCCGGACACCCATGTCGCCTCGCTCTTCCCCGAGCTGCCGGCCGTACGGGAGACCGAGCGGACGGTGGTCGGCGTGCACGGCGCGCCCAAGCCGCCGCCGGTACGGATCTCCCTGACCCTGCCCGCGATCCGCGCGGCGCGGGAGGTCTGGCTGCTGGCGGCGGGTGAGGACAAGGCGAAGGCCGCGGCCATCGCGCTGTCCGGCGCGGGCGAGATCCAGGCGCCGGCGGCCGGCGCACGCGGTCGCCGGCGGACCCTGTGGCTGCTGGACGAGGCCGCGGCGGCGCAGCTTCCCCGCGCGCTGTACCCACCGGCCTCGGCCTGA
- a CDS encoding thiolase family protein — protein sequence MRDAVIVDAVRTPIGKGKPGGALHPVHPVELLAEVIRSLVERTGIDPELLDDVIGGCVDQVDEQAQNITRWAVLSAGLPESVPATTVDRQCGSSQQAVHFAAQGVISGAYDVAIACGVESMSRVPMWSNVSPGSDFLGPGVAARYPEGLVSQGISSELIAAKWSLSREQLDAFAVTSHQRAARATEEGRFTAEMVPVEVEGRLVTTDESIRPGTSMEVLAGLRPAYLDPAMTQRFPQIEWQITAGNTSPLNDGASAVLIMSGEMAARLGLRPRARLHSFAVTGSDPLLMLTGVIPATEKVLRKAGLGLSDIDLFEVNEAFASVVLAWQQETGADPAKVNVNGGALSLGHPLGASGTRLMTTLVNAMEQRGARFGLQTMCEAGGLANATVLEAL from the coding sequence ATGCGTGACGCAGTGATTGTCGACGCGGTACGGACACCGATCGGCAAGGGCAAGCCCGGCGGCGCCCTGCACCCGGTACACCCGGTGGAACTGCTGGCCGAGGTCATCCGGTCGCTGGTGGAGCGCACCGGCATCGACCCGGAGCTGCTGGACGACGTCATCGGCGGCTGTGTGGACCAGGTCGACGAACAGGCGCAGAACATCACCCGCTGGGCGGTGCTCTCGGCGGGGCTGCCGGAGAGCGTGCCGGCCACCACGGTCGACCGGCAGTGCGGCAGCAGCCAGCAGGCGGTGCACTTCGCGGCGCAGGGCGTCATCTCCGGCGCCTACGACGTGGCGATCGCCTGCGGTGTGGAATCGATGAGCCGGGTGCCCATGTGGTCCAACGTCTCTCCCGGCTCGGACTTCCTGGGCCCGGGCGTGGCCGCGCGGTACCCCGAGGGACTGGTGTCCCAGGGCATCAGCTCCGAACTGATCGCCGCCAAGTGGTCGCTGAGCCGCGAACAGCTCGACGCCTTCGCGGTCACCTCGCACCAGCGCGCCGCCCGGGCCACCGAGGAGGGCCGGTTCACGGCGGAGATGGTGCCCGTCGAGGTGGAGGGCCGCCTGGTCACCACCGATGAATCGATCCGTCCGGGTACGTCCATGGAGGTGCTGGCCGGGCTGCGTCCGGCGTACCTGGACCCAGCGATGACACAGCGCTTCCCGCAGATCGAGTGGCAGATCACGGCGGGCAACACCAGCCCGCTCAACGACGGTGCGTCCGCGGTGCTGATCATGTCCGGTGAGATGGCGGCCCGGCTCGGCCTGCGGCCCCGGGCGCGGCTGCACAGCTTCGCGGTCACCGGCTCGGACCCGCTGCTGATGCTCACCGGTGTCATCCCGGCGACCGAGAAGGTGCTGCGCAAGGCGGGCCTGGGGCTGTCGGACATCGACCTGTTCGAGGTCAACGAGGCGTTCGCCAGCGTCGTACTGGCCTGGCAGCAGGAGACCGGCGCCGACCCGGCCAAGGTCAACGTCAACGGCGGGGCGCTCTCGCTGGGCCACCCGCTCGGGGCCAGCGGCACCCGGCTGATGACCACCCTGGTCAACGCCATGGAACAGCGTGGCGCGCGCTTCGGGCTCCAGACCATGTGCGAGGCCGGCGGGCTGGCCAACGCCACGGTCCTGGAAGCGCTGTAA
- the opcA gene encoding glucose-6-phosphate dehydrogenase assembly protein OpcA, with amino-acid sequence MKIDLTETTASKVNKALVQGRRAIGTPAIGMVLTLVIVTDEENAYDALKAANDASREHPSRTLVVIKRVSRSPRDRAKARLDAEVRVGADAGTGETVVLRLYGEVIDHAQSVVLPLLLPDAPVVVWWPVNAPLDPANDPLGSLAQRRVTDTYSAENPIEELAERARTYTPGDTDLSWTRITPWRSMLAAALDQNPCQVASVEVEGEEFNPSCELLAMWLASRLDVPVKRTVSAGPGLTAVRMETDCGPIVLDRADGSLATLCMQGQPDRAVALKRRETAELLAEELRRLDPDDTYASALRYGVDRLGGPAGRGERASAPASSEGGAKGGAAGSGERESGQQDQPQGQSQGQDDAPGDAAAGDAPKKGAAKKAAPK; translated from the coding sequence ATGAAGATCGATCTGACGGAAACCACGGCCAGCAAGGTCAACAAGGCGCTGGTCCAGGGCCGCCGTGCCATCGGCACCCCGGCCATCGGCATGGTGCTCACCCTCGTCATCGTCACCGACGAGGAGAACGCCTACGACGCCCTGAAGGCGGCCAACGACGCCTCCCGCGAGCACCCCTCGCGCACCCTCGTCGTCATCAAGCGGGTCAGCCGGTCGCCGCGCGACCGCGCCAAGGCACGCCTGGACGCCGAGGTGCGGGTGGGCGCCGACGCGGGCACCGGCGAGACGGTCGTACTGCGGCTGTACGGCGAGGTCATCGACCACGCCCAGTCCGTGGTGCTGCCGCTGCTGCTGCCGGACGCCCCGGTGGTCGTGTGGTGGCCGGTCAACGCCCCGCTGGACCCCGCCAACGACCCGCTGGGGTCGCTGGCCCAGCGCCGGGTGACCGACACCTACTCCGCCGAGAACCCCATCGAGGAACTGGCAGAGCGTGCCCGGACCTACACCCCCGGCGACACGGACCTGTCCTGGACCCGCATCACGCCCTGGCGCTCGATGCTGGCGGCGGCCCTGGACCAGAACCCCTGCCAGGTCGCCTCGGTCGAGGTCGAGGGCGAGGAGTTCAACCCGAGCTGCGAGCTGCTGGCCATGTGGCTGGCGTCCCGGCTGGACGTACCGGTCAAGCGCACGGTCTCGGCGGGCCCGGGGCTGACGGCCGTACGCATGGAGACCGACTGCGGGCCGATCGTGCTGGACCGGGCGGACGGCTCGCTGGCCACGCTGTGCATGCAGGGGCAGCCGGACCGCGCGGTGGCCCTCAAGCGGCGGGAGACCGCCGAACTGCTCGCCGAGGAGCTGCGCCGGCTCGACCCGGACGACACCTACGCCTCGGCGCTGCGCTACGGCGTGGACCGGCTCGGCGGGCCCGCCGGGAGGGGGGAGCGGGCGTCCGCGCCGGCCTCCTCCGAGGGCGGGGCCAAGGGTGGCGCGGCCGGCTCCGGCGAGCGGGAGTCCGGGCAGCAGGACCAGCCGCAGGGCCAGTCGCAGGGCCAGGATGACGCCCCGGGCGACGCCGCTGCGGGCGACGCCCCCAAGAAGGGCGCCGCGAAGAAGGCGGCGCCCAAGTGA
- the zwf gene encoding glucose-6-phosphate dehydrogenase, translating to MTSSNPLRDAQDRRLPRIAGPSGLVIFGVTGDLSRKKLMPAVYDLANRGLLPPGFSLIGFARREWEHQDFAQEVYEAVKEHARTPFREEVWQQLVQGCRFVQGNFDDDEAFETLKNTINELDKAQGTGGNFAFYLSVPPKFFPKVVQQLKKHGLADQKENSWRRAVIEKPFGHDLKSAQELNRIVHEVFPPEEVFRIDHYLGKETVQNILALRFANTMFEPIWNRSYVDHVQITMAEDIGIGGRAGYYDGIGAARDVIQNHLLQLLALTAMEEPASFDADALVAEKSKVLGAVRLPEDLGKETVRAQYTGGWQGGEKVIGYLQEEGIDPHSKTDTYAAVKLEVDNRRWAGVPFYLRTGKRLGRRVTEIAVVFQRAPHSPFDHTATEELGQNALVIRVQPDEGVTVRFGSKVPGTSMEVRDVSMDFAYGESFTESSPEAYERLILDVLLGDANLFPRLEEVEQSWRILDPIEAYWDRHGTPAQYAAGSWGPREADEMLARDGRSWRRP from the coding sequence TTGACCAGCAGCAATCCGCTGCGTGACGCCCAGGACCGGCGGCTCCCGCGTATCGCGGGGCCGTCCGGCCTGGTCATCTTCGGCGTCACGGGCGATTTGTCCCGTAAAAAGCTGATGCCGGCGGTCTACGACCTGGCCAACCGTGGCCTGCTGCCGCCGGGCTTCTCCCTGATCGGCTTCGCCCGCCGCGAGTGGGAGCACCAGGACTTCGCGCAGGAGGTCTACGAGGCGGTCAAGGAGCACGCCCGTACGCCCTTCCGCGAGGAGGTCTGGCAGCAGCTCGTCCAGGGCTGCCGGTTCGTCCAGGGCAACTTCGACGACGACGAGGCGTTCGAGACCCTCAAGAACACCATCAACGAGCTGGACAAGGCCCAGGGCACCGGCGGCAACTTCGCCTTCTACCTGTCCGTGCCGCCCAAGTTCTTCCCCAAGGTCGTCCAGCAGCTCAAGAAGCACGGGCTGGCCGACCAGAAGGAGAACTCCTGGCGCCGCGCGGTCATCGAGAAGCCCTTCGGCCACGACCTCAAGAGCGCCCAGGAGCTCAACCGGATCGTCCACGAGGTCTTCCCGCCCGAAGAGGTCTTCCGCATCGACCACTACCTGGGCAAGGAGACCGTCCAGAACATCCTGGCGCTGCGCTTCGCCAACACGATGTTCGAGCCGATCTGGAACCGCTCCTACGTCGACCACGTACAGATCACGATGGCCGAGGACATCGGCATCGGCGGCCGGGCCGGCTACTACGACGGCATCGGCGCCGCCCGCGACGTCATCCAGAACCACCTGCTCCAGCTCCTCGCGCTGACCGCCATGGAGGAGCCCGCCTCCTTCGACGCGGACGCGCTGGTCGCCGAGAAGAGCAAGGTGCTCGGCGCCGTCCGGCTGCCGGAGGACCTCGGCAAGGAGACGGTGCGGGCGCAGTACACCGGCGGCTGGCAGGGCGGCGAGAAGGTCATCGGCTACCTCCAGGAAGAGGGCATCGACCCGCATTCCAAGACCGACACCTACGCGGCCGTCAAGCTGGAGGTGGACAACCGCCGCTGGGCGGGCGTCCCCTTCTACCTGCGGACGGGCAAGCGGCTGGGCCGTCGCGTCACCGAGATCGCGGTGGTCTTCCAGCGCGCCCCGCACTCCCCCTTCGACCACACCGCCACCGAGGAGCTGGGGCAGAACGCCCTGGTCATCCGGGTGCAGCCGGACGAGGGCGTGACCGTGCGCTTCGGCTCCAAGGTGCCGGGCACCTCCATGGAGGTGCGGGACGTCTCGATGGACTTCGCGTACGGCGAGTCCTTCACCGAGTCCAGCCCGGAGGCGTACGAGCGGCTGATCCTGGACGTCCTGCTGGGCGACGCCAACCTCTTCCCGCGTCTGGAGGAGGTCGAACAGTCCTGGCGGATCCTCGACCCGATCGAGGCGTACTGGGACCGGCACGGCACGCCCGCGCAGTACGCGGCCGGGAGCTGGGGCCCCCGTGAGGCGGACGAAATGCTCGCACGAGACGGACGGAGCTGGCGTCGGCCATGA
- the pgi gene encoding glucose-6-phosphate isomerase encodes MNADSRSRLDQTPEWTALGKHREQLGEVHLRELFDQDPTRADRYTLQVGDLHLDYSKHLVTDETLRLLRELAAARDVAGLREAMFRGEKINVTEDRAVLHTALRAPESASVAVDGKNVVPGVHHVLTKMQVFVDRVRSGEWKGHTGRCIKNVVNVGIGGSDLGPAMAYEALRPYTHRDMRFRFVSNVDGADLHEAVRDLDPAETLFIVASKTFTTIETITNATSARDWLLSGLGAGEEAVAKHFVALSTNAAKVSEFGIDTANMFEFWDWVGGRYSFDSAIGLSLMLAIGTDCFREMLAGFHLVDEHFRTAPPEENVPLLLGLLGVWYGNFWDAQSHAVLPYSHYLSKFTAYLQQLDMESNGKSVDRQGNPVDWQTGPVVWGTPGTNGQHAYYQLLHQGTKMIPADLIGFARPAAELAPGLAAQHDLLMANLFAQGQALAFGKTPEEVRAEGVAEELVTHKTFKGNRPTTTILAAELSPSVLGQLIALYEHKVFVQGAIWNIDSFDQWGVELGKVLAKRVEPALTGGAEVAGLDASTASLVAKYRELRGR; translated from the coding sequence ATGAACGCAGATAGCCGCAGCAGGCTCGACCAGACGCCGGAGTGGACCGCGCTGGGCAAGCACCGTGAGCAGCTCGGGGAGGTGCATCTGCGCGAGCTCTTCGACCAGGACCCCACCCGCGCGGACCGCTACACCCTCCAGGTCGGTGATCTGCACCTGGACTACTCCAAGCACCTGGTCACCGACGAGACGCTGCGGCTGCTGCGCGAGCTGGCAGCGGCCCGGGACGTGGCCGGGCTGCGGGAGGCGATGTTCCGCGGCGAGAAGATCAATGTCACCGAGGACCGGGCCGTACTGCACACCGCGCTGCGGGCGCCGGAGTCGGCCTCGGTCGCCGTGGACGGGAAGAACGTGGTGCCGGGTGTCCACCACGTCCTGACGAAGATGCAGGTCTTCGTCGACCGGGTGCGCTCGGGGGAGTGGAAGGGCCACACCGGCAGGTGCATCAAGAACGTCGTCAACGTCGGTATCGGCGGCTCCGACCTGGGCCCGGCGATGGCGTACGAGGCGCTGCGCCCCTACACCCACCGTGACATGCGGTTCCGCTTCGTCTCCAACGTGGACGGCGCGGACCTGCACGAGGCCGTACGGGACCTGGACCCGGCCGAGACGCTGTTCATCGTCGCCTCGAAGACCTTCACCACCATCGAGACGATCACCAACGCCACCTCCGCCCGGGACTGGCTGCTCAGCGGTCTGGGGGCCGGTGAGGAGGCGGTGGCCAAGCACTTCGTGGCGCTGTCGACCAACGCCGCGAAGGTCTCCGAGTTCGGCATCGACACCGCGAACATGTTCGAGTTCTGGGACTGGGTCGGCGGTCGCTACTCGTTCGACTCCGCGATCGGCCTGTCGCTGATGCTGGCGATCGGCACGGACTGCTTCCGTGAGATGCTGGCCGGCTTCCACCTGGTGGACGAGCACTTCCGTACCGCTCCGCCGGAGGAGAACGTCCCGCTGCTGCTGGGCCTCCTCGGCGTCTGGTACGGCAACTTCTGGGACGCCCAGTCGCACGCCGTCCTGCCGTACAGCCACTACCTGTCCAAGTTCACCGCCTACCTCCAGCAGCTCGACATGGAGTCCAACGGCAAGTCGGTGGACCGCCAGGGCAACCCGGTGGACTGGCAGACCGGCCCGGTCGTCTGGGGCACCCCCGGCACCAACGGGCAGCACGCCTACTACCAGTTGCTCCACCAGGGCACGAAGATGATCCCGGCGGACCTCATCGGCTTCGCCCGGCCCGCGGCGGAGCTGGCGCCGGGCCTGGCGGCCCAGCACGACCTGCTGATGGCCAACCTCTTCGCCCAGGGCCAGGCGCTGGCCTTCGGCAAGACGCCGGAAGAGGTCCGTGCGGAGGGGGTGGCCGAGGAGCTGGTGACGCACAAGACCTTCAAGGGCAACCGCCCCACCACCACGATCCTGGCCGCGGAGCTGAGCCCCTCCGTCCTGGGCCAGCTCATCGCCCTGTACGAGCACAAGGTGTTCGTCCAGGGCGCGATCTGGAACATCGACTCCTTCGACCAGTGGGGTGTGGAGCTGGGCAAGGTGCTCGCCAAGCGTGTGGAGCCGGCGCTGACCGGGGGCGCGGAGGTGGCGGGCCTGGACGCCTCCACGGCGTCGCTGGTCGCCAAGTACCGCGAGCTGCGGGGGCGGTGA